The DNA region CCGGCTTCACCAATTCCACTgagcagaaggaaaatgagactGCAGAGTGTAGGACTTTCTCTGGTTcttggctaattttttttttctttttttttttaaacaatcttaGGCACCCAGATGTTCAAGGAGGATACAATTTTCAAACTGCCTGTATTCTCTGGCAGAAACTCAGGGGGCGGCCAAGGGTTTCCAGGAGAATAAGGAAGAAATACCAGTGGTATACAGTCAGGTCCCCAGCACTTCATCTCTGTCAAAGGCAGTAAGCCGCACATGCCAGAACTTTACGTCCCCATGTTTCTGTCTGGGCCAGTCACTCTGGAAACTGTCCAGAAGTCCAGCCCAGGAGTATCTATCTCTGTCTCAGTTCCCATAGATGGAACAACTGAAGGAACAGAAGTTGGCCTGGAAGAAAGCAAGCTTGGAGGAGGATGGCCAGGGCAGGGACAGGAATGCTAATCTCAGATAAAAGACAATCAAAAGAAGGGAGACTAGAATTACTGTGTGACACTGGAGGCAGGACTAGGACCACTAAGTCCAAGCTGCAGGAGACACTTCCAATTAACAAGGAAGACCTCTCTACGATCTACCTGAATTGTGTGTGCCGGTGGGGGAAGATAGGCAGCAAGGTTTCTTGAAGGTAGTACTCACTACTCACTACTCACTACCCAATTACAAGAAGCATTCAAACAAGCAGAGGATGGTAAACACTTAGCTGGGATTTATCAAGAGGATTCCTTTTCTAAGTGGTGGCCTGGATTAGAAGACTAGTGAGGTCATTTCCATCCCTAAGGGTCTATGGTCTCCTGGACTTTCAACAGCGCTCCTCAGACACCTAAACTTCTGCTGGGGGAAGAGGGCAGAGTAGAAGATTGGAGAACAGACTGGAAGTCTAGCACAATGCCATGCATACAGCGGGAACCAGACAAGCATTTGGCAGTGGCAGTGACACTGCCTGCAGCCTGGCCCCACCACAGAAAGGTGCTCTGGACTTGCCTCTGCAGAGGAATACCCGGAGGAGTATCTGGATTCCAGCTCCCCATCACTAGGAGAAAAGGAAGACAGTCAGTTCGGGGAGATGCCCGTGGAGCACAGCCACAAATGGCAAGGTGCACAGCATGCAAAGGGGTCTGGAGGACTTGTGAAGCAAAGACCACACACCATAGAACTCAAACCCATAATCTGCCATGAGTATAAATGGCTCCTTCCATTGGCTCCAGCAGGGACAGGGTCACTGTCACTAACAGTGCAGACATAATAGGGCAGGATGACTCCCCCAGACAAGGTTGGTGCTTCAAATCCAAGAGCAGCAAGATCACCTATGAGTCCTCTAAGCAAGCCATCCTGGGAAGAGATAGTGCTCTGAAGCAGCAGCCCTGGAACATGCACAAAAGGTCTTGGAAGAGACAGGGAATAAGCGAAGCAAGTGATCTGAAATTTTACCCAAGTCACTCCCCAAGGGGTATTTTCAAGGAGGGCACTCACCTGTCAGAGTCGAGGGACACCAGGTTTTCATCTGGACTCTGACTAAGAGCAGTATAGCCCTTGTTAAACTTCACTGACCTGAGGGGAGATGGGGGGGACAGACCAAGCATAGATGAAACGCCAGCATTTCACAGGGAAAGCCAGAGTCCTCGcccttatggggaaaaaaaaacaaactgcacTACTCCTGACTTGCCTTCTGTCTGGACAGCCACCACTGCCTGCCATGTATCTGGCCACAGCTCCTCAGAATGTGCATGTCCCCACACCACTCCCCCTGCTGCTCCCGAGCAAAAGCACACCTCCTCTTTCATGAAGCAGGAAAAGCCCCATCTCCCCACCTTATTTAACCAGAGAACAGAAAAACCAAAGTCCTTAGACAAATTCCCTCACCTGCTTTAGCTCTTTGTAAAAGAGGCCCTGGATAAGGTCCCATCCAGCCCTCAAAGTTTACCgttctgttaagaaaaaaatacagcccTGGCTGTTTCCACACTGCTCTCCATCCTCACTCCTGGGGACCCCAGCCACTATGCTCCCCCCTAATTTAGACAGTGAATGATCCTAGGCACTGACGAAAACTCTTATTCCAAAGCTCCTTCCCTGACGCCATCACATCCTGGAAGGGAAAGACAAGGTCGTTCCTCTTCCCCTTTTAAAACAGTGAACCGGACAGGTTGGCCTCAGGGGCATCACTAGCTGGGCCTTAAGCGTGGGTACTCTGTCTCCCAGACTACACTCAGGCCTTCTCTGGAAACGCTTGCACAGAGGAGGTGGCGCCTGCTGAGACCTTTTCCCTGAAGAGTCGGGGCGGTTCGGCGCGGCCCCCAGCATGCGTTTTCTCCGCAGAACTGCCTTAGCCAGGTCCCGGTGCTTCTCTGGAAGTCAAAGGGACCGGGTCAGCGGGCTGTTCCCCACTCCGCCGTGCCTCCCAAACGCCAGGAGCCCGCTCTCCGAACAGACTTCCGGGTGCGGGAGCGGGCTGTAGGAGCCCCTCCGGGGTCGCCCCAGCGGCGCTCCGGAGCCCGCCCGGGACGCGGCAGCCCGCCCAAGCAGAGACCCCCTCATCGGGCCGCACTCACGCAGCTTGGCCTGACTGGAAGGCGCGCGCGCCACCATGTACGGCCCCCGCTTCTCCACAGCCGCCGGGGTCCGCTCCCCCAGCCAGGGGACTCCAATGCCGCTTCGCTCGGTGGGCGGTCCCGCAGCTCCGGTTCCGCTGGGCCGGGGTGCCGGGTGAGACGCCCTCACCGCCGGCCCGCTGGGCTCCGCGGTCGCCATCGCCTGGCCACGCCCCGCCGAGTCGCGGAGCCCCGCCTCCTGGCTAACCAGCCGTCAGCCGGGAGAGAGGCGGTCCCTCCTCGAGCAAGATGGCGGCGCGCAGGTGTGGACCGTAAGCGCCTGAGTTTTCTGGTCGCGCCTGCTTCAGGGTTGGCTCAATTGTTCCGCCCTTCCGGGGGCTGGATTGTTTCAGTCCCTCCTTTCTAGCACCCTGCGGTGCTCGTAGTCGTCCTGAGCCTGGGGATGTCAAGCCAAATTATGTCTCTAGTCGAAATTAAATATCGATATTCCCGAGGGGCTGCGGGTGCGCGCCCTCAGACTCAGAGCCCGTTAGGCCCTGGCGCGCACGCGCTCCCCGCAGTGTTTCCGCACAGGTCCTCTCGCCACAGCCGGAGCTCCCCAAGGGCGGAGCGGGGAGAGGCTGGATTGAACCGAAAAGAGCGGTATGACAAAGGAAGGTATTAGCTCCCGTCTCTACAAAAGGAAACAGGCTAGACAGAAAGGTTCAAGGACCTTGTGGAGGTCACACAAACTAGAGGCAGTGCCTTGGTAACGCCAAACCTTCGTTATTTCCAACACCACGCTGTGCCCGAGACCTTGGATGAGACCTGAccttctctaggcctcagtttccacattttaaaatggaacCAACGTCACTACCTGTCTTACAGTGATAAACAAGGACAAAATAGGACTTGGAAAGAAGAGCAAAAGTGCGTtgtgtttgggacttccctagtggtccagtggttaagactccacgctcccaatgcaagggaccgggttccatccctggtcagggaactagatccccgaTGCGTGCCaggcaactaaagatcccacaggcagcaacgacgatccggctcagccaaataaataataactattaagaaagaaagaaagtgcgCTGCGTTTGTGTGCGTCGGGGCATGGAGCTGTCATGGCTCTTGACGTTTCTGGACCCCAAGGGATGTGCTTGTGGCTGGCTGGAAAGTAGCTCCAGATCCTTGTAGTAATTGCCAAATCTCACGAGGCTGTCCCAAGGTGAATTTATTAGCTTCCACAGGGTAGGTCAACAGTGTGCAACTTATGAACCCCCAGGGCCACCCAGAGAGTTGAGCGGGAGTATGCCACAGACAGGATAAGAGGAAAGGactaaattttttgaaaaatcagaagcGCAAAGGAATGCTATTTTGGTAGATTCCACCGCTGTTTTTGACCTCCAGAAACAGCAATTTCATGTGGCTCAACTTAATATTTAATCCTCCTGACCTCCCAATGAAGCACTGTTACTCCCATTAAGCAAATGAGGCTTAGATTTGGTCAAACTCACCAGTTAAGTGGTAAACCTGGAATttgttatttattatgtttttatatttttttgaattttatttatttttttatacagcaggttcttattagttatccattttatacatgttagtgtatatatgtcaatcccaatctcccaattcatcacatctgcatctattgagatgataatacaattttcatctttttattttgttaatgtgatgttcattaagtcccctacatacaaccAAGTTCTGTTTTGAGAacgtgtttgtaagtccaatttgttcataagtccaacaaagctaGCCTAGGTAGCCAACTAACACAACtggctatacagtactgtactgtaataggtttatagtatttttcacacaaataatacataaaaaacaaacacaaatataaaacattttaaatcttaaaagtaagtaccttgaaaagtatgccagacacgtgaactaactcaAGTGATTGGACATAcgaacgcacgttcgcatctttgaaagttcacaacttgaaggttcgtatgtaggggacttactgtatcatgttgattgatttgtggatattgaaccatccttgaattcctggaataaattccacttgataatATTGTATGATACTttaaatgtattgttgaattctgtttcctactattttgttgaggatctttgcatctgtgttcatcatcAGGGGtgaattttttatcctgctacttctTTCTGAGGTTCTCTTTCCCCATCTCACCAGGTTTCAGATTCTACCTTTTGACTTTTCCTATTATTGGTAGAGCACAGATAACTGACAAATGGAGCCTATGAATCTGCGGGTCTTTCTGGGTTTCCAGGTCACCAGCCCCACCTTAATCCCCACATTAATTCATGTCATCTCCCTCTCAGGAAGAGATATTTCCTGATCCTCATAGCATCCTCATATGGTACTGTCATACCTACTTCACATATATATAAGGAAAGTGACAGTCACAGGGATTAACTGATTTGCCGAAGGCCACTAAGTTGTATAGGTAAGAGTTGAATTCTTATCTGCCTCAAAGGCCTGACCTATTTTTATACGTCAGGTGTATGTCTttaatgttatggactgaattgtgcccccactcacccaaattcatatgttgaagccctaatccccaatgtgccTTTATTCAGAGCTAAAGCCTTTAAGGGggtgattaaggttaaatgaggtcataagggtggagctgtaatccaataggactggtgtcct from Eschrichtius robustus isolate mEscRob2 chromosome 1, mEscRob2.pri, whole genome shotgun sequence includes:
- the FAM219B gene encoding protein FAM219B isoform X1, encoding MATAEPSGPAVRASHPAPRPSGTGAAGPPTERSGIGVPWLGERTPAAVEKRGPYMVARAPSSQAKLQKHRDLAKAVLRRKRMLGAAPNRPDSSGKRSVKFNKGYTALSQSPDENLVSLDSDSDGELESRYSSGYSSAEQVNQDVSRQLLQDGYHLDEIPDDEDLDLIPPKPMTSSTCSCCWCCLRDASFCTLQ
- the FAM219B gene encoding protein FAM219B isoform X2; amino-acid sequence: MATAEPSGPAVRASHPAPRPSGTGAAGPPTERSGIGVPWLGERTPAAVEKRGPYMVARAPSSQAKLQKHRDLAKAVLRRKRMLGAAPNRPDSSGKRSVKFNKGYTALSQSPDENLVSLDSDSDGELESRYSSGYSSAEVNQDVSRQLLQDGYHLDEIPDDEDLDLIPPKPMTSSTCSCCWCCLRDASFCTLQ